The sequence TCGGCACGGCCGGTACGGATCATCTCGACGGCGTACCCGATGGCCTCGGCGCCGGACGCGCAGGCCGAGACCGGGGTGTGGACACCGGACTGGGCGTTGACCTCCAGGCCGACGTTGGCCGCCGGGCTGTTGGGCATGAGCATGGGCACGGTGTGCGGGGAGACGCGGCGTACGCCCTTCTCCTTCAGCACGTCGTACTGGTCGAGCAGGGTGGTCACACCGCCGATGCCGGAGGCGATGACCGAGCCGAGACGCTCGGGGCGGACGGTCTCGTCCTCCTCGCCGGCCTTGCCGGTGTAGCCCGCGTCCGCCCACGCCTCGCGGGCCGCGATCAGCGCGAACTGCGCCGAGCGGTCCAGCTTGCGGGCCAGCGGGCGGGGAAGGACGTCGCCCGGGTCGACGGCCGCGAGGGCGGCGATCCGGACGGGCAGTTCGGCGAAGCGCTCGCCTTCGAGAGGCTTGACGCCGGACCGGCCGGCCATCAGACCTTCCCAGGTCGATGCGGAGTCGCCACCCAGCGGAGTGGTTGCGCCGATACCGGTGACGACCACGGTGCGATTGGTCGAGTTCACTGGAAAATCTTCTCCACGTGTAGAGGGTCGTGAATCAGCGGCGCCACCGCCGGGTGGCGACACAGCCGGGCTGGGATCAGCCCTGGTGCTTCAGGATGTAGTCGGCAGCGTCGCCGACCGTCTTGAGGTTCTTGACGTCCTCGTCGGGGATCTTCACGTCGAAGCGCTCCTCGGCGGCGACGACGACCTCGACCATGGACAGCGAGTCGACGTCCAGGTCGTCGGTGAAGGACTTGTCCAGCTGGACGTCCTCCTCCGGGATACCGGCGATCTCGTTGACGATCTCGGCGAGACCCTTGACGATCTCTTCCTGCGTGGCGGCCATCTTGGCGCTCCTTCGGTGGTTTTCTTCGGTGTTCGTAGCTACGGACCCAAAAGGTCCGGTGTGCCTAGGGGAGGGTAACGACCGTCGCGGCGTAGACGAGACCCGCCCCGAAGCCGATGACGAGCGCGGTGTCGCCGCTCTTCGCCTGACCGGTCGCCAGAAGCCGCTCCATCGCGAGCGGGATCGAGGCGGCGGACGTGTTGCCGGTTGACTCGATGTCACGGGCGACCGTGACGTGCTCCGGCAGCTTCAGGGTCTTCACCATCGAGTCGATGATCCGCATGTTGGCCTGGTGCGGGATGAAGACGTCCAGGTCCTCCGGGGCGATCCCGGCCGCGTCCAGCGCCTGCTGGGCGACCTTCGCCATCTCGAAGACGGCCCAGCGGAAGACCGCCTGCCCCTCCTGCGTGATGGCGGGGAACTTGACCTCGCCCTGGGAGTCGAGCGGCAGCTGCGAGACGTCGCCGAGACGGAACTCGTTCCAGCCGACCGTCTGCTTGATGGTCTCGGACTTGTCGCCCTCGGAACCCCACACGGTCGGGCCGATGGCCGGCTCCTGGGAGGGGCCGACGACGACCGCGCCCGCGCCGTCGCCGAACAGGAAGGCCGTCGCGCGGTCCTCCAGGTCGGTCAGGTCGCTGAGCCGCTCCACGCCGATCACCAGGACGTACTCCGCCGAGCCCTCGGCGACCATGCCCTTGGCCAGGGTGAGGCCGTAGCCGAAGCCCGCGCAGCCGGCCGAGATGTCGAAGGCGGCGGGCTTGCCCGCGCCGATCCGGTGGGCGATCTCGGTGGCGACGGCCGGGGTCTGCTTGAAGTGCGAGACGGTCGAGACGACGACCGCGCCGATCTGCTCGGGGTCGATGCCCGCGTCGGCGATGGCCTTGCCGGAGGCCTCGATCGACATCGCGGCCACGGTCTCCTCCTCGGAGGCCCAGTGGCGGGTGACGATGCCGGAGCGGGAGCGGATCCACTCGTCGGACGAGTCGATCGTCTCGAGGATCACCTCGTTCGGCACGACCCGGGTCGGGCGGTAGCCGCCGACCCCGAGGATCCGTGCGTACGGGGCGCCCTTGCTGGGCTTGATCTTCGACATGCTCGCTCCTTAGACGCCCGCGTGCTCGGAGATGAGCGCGCGGGCCGCGTCGAGGTCGTCGGGGGTCTTGAGCGCCAGCGTCCTGACACCGGGCAGCGCGCGCTTGGCGATCCCGGTCAGGGTGCCGCCGGGGCACAGCTCGACGAGTGCGGTGACGCCCAGGGACTGGAAGGTCTCCATGCACAGGTCCCAGCGGACCGGGTTGGCGACCTGCCCGACCAGCCGGGCGATGACCTCGGTACCGGTGGCCACGGTGTGGCCGTCGGCGTTGGAAACGTAGCGCACGGTCGGGTCGGAGACCGTGAGGTCGCCGACCGCCGCGCGCAGCTTCTCCACGGCCGGGGCCATGTGGTGCGTGTGGAACGCGCCGGCCACCTTCAGCGCGACCACCCGGCGCACGCCCTCGGGCTTGTCGGCCTCCAGGGCGGCGAGCTGGGCGGCGGTGCCGGCGGCGACGATCTGGCCGCCGCCGTTGACGTTGGCCGGGGTGAGCCCGAGCTTCTCCAGGTGCGGGACCGAGACGGCGGGGTCGCCGCCGAGGAGGGCCGCCATACCGGTCTCGGTGACCGCTGCGGCCTCGGCCATGCCGAGCCCGCGGGTCCGGACGAAGCGCAGGGCGGCCTCGTCCTCGATGACACCGGCGAGCGCGGCGGCGGTGATCTCACCGACGCTGTGGCCCGCGACGACGTCGGGGGACGCGGCGTCCAGGGCGGTCGCGGACAGCAGCCCGGCCGCCACCAGGAGCGGCTGGGCCACGGCCGTGTCGCGGATCTCGTCCGCGTCGGCCTTCGTGCCGTAGTGGGCAAGGTCGAGCCCGATGGCGTCGGACCAGGCCGCGATGCGGTCGGCGGCACCGGGGAGGTCGAGCCAGGGAGTCAGGAAGCCGGGCGTCTGAGCGCCTTGGCCGGGAGCGACGAGTACGAGCACCCTCACACTCTCTCTTGTGGACGGCTCCGCACGCCCGTGGGGACAGGGACGAAGAACCGTCGGGGGAATTGTTGAAGTCCAACAAAAGTCTAGGACTGAGGATCGGCTGCGGCCAAGCGCCCCAGGATCAGGGCGATCCGCAGCGTGAACGCGGAGCGCACGTCGGAGGGTGACCATCCGGTGACGTCGGTCACACGTCGCAGCCGGTAGCGCACGGTGTTGGGGTGCACAAAAAGCATCCGGGCGGCGCCTTCCAGACTGCTCGCCTGCTCCAGATAGACACTCAGTGTTTCCAGGAGCGCCGAACCGGCCTCCTCCAGCGGTCTGTAGATCTCCTCCACCAACTGCTCCCGCGCGGCCGGGTCTCCGGCCATCGCGCGTTCCGGGAGGAGATCGTCCGCCAGCACCGGGCGCGGCGCGTCCTGCCATGCCGAGCACGCCTTCAGCCCGGCCGCCGCCGCCTGTGCGGACCGGGTCGCGGCCAGCAGGTCGGGGACGACGGGCCCGGCGACGACCGGGCCGGCCGCGTACGGCCCGATCAGGCCCTTCGCGACCTGGAGCGGATTGTCGCTGCCGCCCGCGATGACGACGAGCCGGTTGCCCAGGACCCCGGTGAGGACCTGGAGCTTGGCGTGCCGGGCGGCCCGCCGGATCGCCTCCACGGTCAGTTCGCTGTCGCCGTCGGGCGCGGTGCCGAGGACGACGCAGACGTGCTCGGGGGAGTTCCAGCCGAGCGCGGCGGCCCGCGAGACGGCACCCTCGTCGGCCTCGCCGGAGAGCACCGCGTTCACCACCAGCGACTCCAGCCGGGCGTCCCAGGCGCCCCGGGCCTCGGCGGCCTGGGCGTAGACCTGGGCGGTGGCGAAGGCGATCTCGCGCGCGTAGACGAGCAGCGCCTCCCGCAGCACCGACTCGTCGCCGGGGGCGGCCACCTCGTCGATCGCGGCCTCCATGACCTCGATCGTGGTCCGCACCATCTCCACGGTCTGCCGCAGGGTGATGGCCCGGGTCAGTTCGCGCGGGGCGGTGCCGAACACATCGGTCGAGATCGCCTGCGGGGTCTCGGGATGCCGGAACCACTCGGTGAACGCGGCGATGCCGGCCTGGGCGACCAGGCCGATCCAGGACCGGTTCTCCGGCGGCATCGCCCGGTACCACGGCAGCGATTCGTCCATGCGGGCAATCGCGTTCGCGGCCAGCCGGCCGGAGGACTGCTCCAGCCGTTTCAGGGTCGCGGCATGCAGGTGGGCGTCGTGGGCGGCGGGCTGCTCAGGATCGGGTCGGGGCACGAGGACAAGACTGCCTTATCGGGCCGGTGGTCCGGTGGGCCGGGGCGACGGTGCCCCGTACCGGCGGGTAGTCGAACTCCTGGCGGCCACCCCCGCCGAACGCGCGTCCGCACGGCTACCGTGGCCGGGTGATTTCCGTGCACCGGTCCGACGACCGCTACCGGGGCGGGGACGAGGCCGCCGGGATCGACACCCGGCACGCCCTGTCCTTCGGCCCCTTCTACGACCCGGACAACCTCCGCTTCGGACCGATCCTGGCCTGCAACGAGGAGCGCCTCCTGCCGGGCGCGGGCTTCGAGGAGCATCCGCACAGCCATACGGAGATCGTCACCTGGGTGGTCGAGGGCGAACTGACCCACCGCGACTCGGCCGGCCACTCCACCGTCGTCCGCGCCGGGGACGTGGCCCACCTGAGCGCCGCCTCCGGGGTCCGCCACGTCGAACGCAACGACGGCACGGACCCGTTGACCTTCCTCCAGATGTGGCTGGCCCCCCTGGAGCCGGGCGGTGAACCCGCGTACACGGTGGTGCCCGGCATCGCCGATTCCACCCCGTACGCCCTGCCCGGCGCGGGCGCGATGCTCCATGTCCGCCGCCTGGCCGAGAGCGAACGCACCGCGGTCCCGGACGCGGTGCGCCTGTACGTGCACGTGGTGCGGGGCCGGGTCGCCCTGGACGGCGAGGATCTCGGCCCCGGCGACGCCGCCCGGATCACCGGCGCGGAGGGCCTGGAGGCGGTCGCGGCCGCGGGCCCCGCGGAGCTGCTGGTGTGGGAGCTGGCGGGCTGAGGCCCCGCCCCCGGCCGCCCGGGGGCGGGGGCGGGGCCTCAGTTGCTCCAGGGTCGGCCGGGGTCAGCTGATGGACTTGATGCTGCCCCAGCCGCCGGTGCCGACCTGGATGCTCGGGCCGTCCACCGGGCCGTGGATCGAGCTCGCGCCCTTGTAGAACTTCAGGGTGCCGTCGCCCGCGGTGGTCCACATGTCGGCGACGCCGTTGCGGTCCGCGTCGGCCGCGCCCGCGATCAGGGGGCGGTGGGAGACGGTGTAGCCGTGGCCGTACTCGGTCCGGCTGCCGAACGTGTTGTTCGACAGGCCGAGGTAGATGTACAGGATGCCGTCACGCCTGTCCCGGGCCAGCAGGTCGACCCGGCCGTCCTTGTCGGCGTCGCCGGGAGCCGACAGGTCCATCACGTCCCAGCCGCTCGTGCCGATGACCACCGGGGCGGCGACGGTCGGCGTGGGCGCGGACTTCCCCTTGTACAGGTACAGCTTGTTGCTGTGCTGGACGACCA is a genomic window of Streptomyces sp. YPW6 containing:
- a CDS encoding ACP S-malonyltransferase, which translates into the protein MLVLVAPGQGAQTPGFLTPWLDLPGAADRIAAWSDAIGLDLAHYGTKADADEIRDTAVAQPLLVAAGLLSATALDAASPDVVAGHSVGEITAAALAGVIEDEAALRFVRTRGLGMAEAAAVTETGMAALLGGDPAVSVPHLEKLGLTPANVNGGGQIVAAGTAAQLAALEADKPEGVRRVVALKVAGAFHTHHMAPAVEKLRAAVGDLTVSDPTVRYVSNADGHTVATGTEVIARLVGQVANPVRWDLCMETFQSLGVTALVELCPGGTLTGIAKRALPGVRTLALKTPDDLDAARALISEHAGV
- a CDS encoding pirin family protein encodes the protein MISVHRSDDRYRGGDEAAGIDTRHALSFGPFYDPDNLRFGPILACNEERLLPGAGFEEHPHSHTEIVTWVVEGELTHRDSAGHSTVVRAGDVAHLSAASGVRHVERNDGTDPLTFLQMWLAPLEPGGEPAYTVVPGIADSTPYALPGAGAMLHVRRLAESERTAVPDAVRLYVHVVRGRVALDGEDLGPGDAARITGAEGLEAVAAAGPAELLVWELAG
- a CDS encoding acyl carrier protein, translating into MAATQEEIVKGLAEIVNEIAGIPEEDVQLDKSFTDDLDVDSLSMVEVVVAAEERFDVKIPDEDVKNLKTVGDAADYILKHQG
- a CDS encoding ketoacyl-ACP synthase III, with translation MSKIKPSKGAPYARILGVGGYRPTRVVPNEVILETIDSSDEWIRSRSGIVTRHWASEEETVAAMSIEASGKAIADAGIDPEQIGAVVVSTVSHFKQTPAVATEIAHRIGAGKPAAFDISAGCAGFGYGLTLAKGMVAEGSAEYVLVIGVERLSDLTDLEDRATAFLFGDGAGAVVVGPSQEPAIGPTVWGSEGDKSETIKQTVGWNEFRLGDVSQLPLDSQGEVKFPAITQEGQAVFRWAVFEMAKVAQQALDAAGIAPEDLDVFIPHQANMRIIDSMVKTLKLPEHVTVARDIESTGNTSAASIPLAMERLLATGQAKSGDTALVIGFGAGLVYAATVVTLP
- a CDS encoding CdaR family transcriptional regulator, with the translated sequence MPRPDPEQPAAHDAHLHAATLKRLEQSSGRLAANAIARMDESLPWYRAMPPENRSWIGLVAQAGIAAFTEWFRHPETPQAISTDVFGTAPRELTRAITLRQTVEMVRTTIEVMEAAIDEVAAPGDESVLREALLVYAREIAFATAQVYAQAAEARGAWDARLESLVVNAVLSGEADEGAVSRAAALGWNSPEHVCVVLGTAPDGDSELTVEAIRRAARHAKLQVLTGVLGNRLVVIAGGSDNPLQVAKGLIGPYAAGPVVAGPVVPDLLAATRSAQAAAAGLKACSAWQDAPRPVLADDLLPERAMAGDPAAREQLVEEIYRPLEEAGSALLETLSVYLEQASSLEGAARMLFVHPNTVRYRLRRVTDVTGWSPSDVRSAFTLRIALILGRLAAADPQS